GTCATTGATACAGTTTTACCTGTGGTGGCTTCAGCAGTTATATTGATCTTGGTGCTTTCTGCGTCTATGTCTACATTGGCTTCCATTGTATTGGCAGCTAGTTCAACCGTTGCAGTAGACTTGGTTAAAGGTGTTATTAAACCAGATATGAATGAAAAACACACCTTGTGGTTACTCAGGATTTTATGTGTTGTATTTGTAGTGATTTCGTATTTTATGGCCATTGGAGAAAGCTCAGTTCTAAATTTAGCCTCATTATCTTGGGGAGCAGTATCGGGGTGTTTATTTGCTCCGTATTTATTGGGATTGTATAGTAAAAAAGTTACAAAATCAGGAGTTTATGCAAGTTTTATAACGGCAGGAGGTATTACATTATTTGGTGTCATTAGATTTGGTCTGAATAGTCCTATAATTCCGACGATATCAGCTTTATCAATAGTGATTCCAATTATAAGTATGTATGTCGTGAGTTTATTAACGCCAGAATTTGAAAAAGACCATATAGAAGAAATATTTACTAAAAAAGTTGTGGGGGCGGAATATGATTTGGGCTAGAGAAGAAATTTTAACTAGAAGTGAAATCATAAATATACAGAATAAGGGTTTAAAAGATACTCTTAATCGTATCTATAACAATGTACCATATTATAAAGAAAAGATGAAAGCAAAAAAAATAACACCTAAAGATATTGAAACCATAATAGATCTTAAAAACCTACCTTTCACTGAAAAGGATGATTTGAGAAAGAATTATCCCTTTGGTTTATTTACAGTAAAAAAAGATGAATTAATACGGATACATGCATCATCAGGGACCACAGGTAAACCAACAGTCGTAGGGTATACAAGAAAAGACTTGGAAACTTGGTCAGAACTCATTGCTAGATTGGTAACAATGGCTGGTGCCACACAAAAAGATGTTGCTCAAATCGCCTTTGGATATGGTTTGTTCACGGGTGCATTTGGTCTTCATTATGGTTTAGAAAAAATTGGTGCACTGGTTGTTCCGTCTTCTTCTGGAAATACAGAAAAGCAAATTATGTTAATGAAAGACTTTGGCACAACAATTCTAGTCAGCACACCATCTTATGCTTTACATATGGCAGAAGTAGCAAAAAAAATAGGTGTTAACCCAAAAGAAGATTTAAATTTAAAAATGGGTTTATTTGGTGGAGAAGGTTCAACAGAAGCAATGCGTAATGAAATTCAAAATGCTTGGGGGATTCTGGCAACTGAAAATTATGGTATGAGTGAACTCATAGGACCAGGGGTGTCTGGAGAATGTACGCATTTGTGCGGGATGCATATTTGTGAAGATCATTTTATTCCAGAAATCATTGACCCAGATACTAAAGAAGTATTGCCTGAAGGAGAAGAAGGTGAGTTAGTTATTACAACAATAACAAAAGAAGCTCTGCCTTTAATCCGGTATAGAACAAAAGATATTACCAGTTTAACTTATGAACCCTGTGCATGTGGTCGCACAACTGTAAGGATGGCAAAAATACAAGGGCGAACAGATGATATGTTAATTGTTAGAGGGGTTAATGTGTTTCCGTCTCAAATAGAAGACGTGTTATTAAAAATGAAAGAAATTGGACCCCATTACGAAATTGTCTTAAAGAAAAGAGGCTATTTGGATTTTATGGAAATAAAAGTTGAACTAGCTGATGAAAGTTTATTAGAGTCTTATTCTGCCTTAGAAAGGTTAGAAAAAAAGATAAAACACCAACTTCAAGTCATATTAGGTGTGGATGCAATAATAAAATTAGTAGAGCCAAAAACTTTACAAAGATTTGTTGGAAAAGCAAAGCGCATAACAGATTTAAGAAACGAAGGAGGCAATCAAATTGGCTAATAAAAGATTAATGTTAGGAAATGAAGCAATTGCTAGGGGAGCATATGAAGCAGGGGTTAGTGTGGTAGTTGCTTATCCAGGAACACCTAGTACAGAAATTACAGAAAATGCATCAACATATGAAGAAATGTATGCAGAGTGGGCACCTAATGAAAAAGTTGCTCTTGAAGTAGGTATTGGAGCTTCTGTTGCAGGTGCAAGAACAATGGTTTGTATGAAACATGTAGGGGTAAATGTAGCAGCAGATCCTTTATTTACTGCATCTTATACAGGAGTTAATGGTGGATTGGTATTGGTTGTAGCAGATGATCCAGGTATGCATAGTTCTCAGAATGAGCAAGACACTAAATTTTATGCAAGAGCTGCCCATATACCCTTATTAGAACCATCTAACAGCTTAGAAGCAAAAAATTATGTAAAAAAGGCATTTGAATTAAGTGAAAAGTATGATACACCCGTCATTGTTAGATTAACAACCAGGATATCTCATTCCCAAGGGATTGTTAACTTGGAGGATAGAATAGATTATCAATTAAAACCATATGAAAAAGATTTTGAAAAAAATGTTATGATGCCAGCTATGGCAAGAAAAAGACATGTTGTTGTAGAAAAAAGAATGGATCAAATTCAAAAAGACTCTAATGCATTAGAAGAAAATACAATAGAGTATCATGATAAAGCAATTGGCATTATTACCAGTGGCATTCCTTATCAATATGTAAAAGACGCTTTGCCAGAGGCATCTGTTTTGAAATTAGGTATGTTACATCCATTGCCACAAGAGTTAATCAAAGAATTTTGTAATACTGTAGAAGAAGTGTATGTGGTGGAAGAATTGGAACCTATTATTGAGGAACAAATAAAATCTTGGGGAATAACAGTAAAAGGAAAGGATTTGTTCACAAAACAAGGAGAATACAGTGCCAATTTATTAAAAGAAGTTATAGGAAGAAAAGTTCTTAATCTAAAAAAGGCAGAAGTATTACCTAATCGACCACCCGTTATGTGTCCAGGCTGTCCCCATAGAGGTGTGTATCATATATTAGATAAGTTAGAAATTCATGCAACAGGTGATATAGGGTGCTATACTTTAGGTGCATTACCACCACTACAAGGCATTGATACTTGTGTGTGCATGGGTGCAAGTGTCAGTATGGTACATGGAATTGAAAAAGCAAGAGGCAAAGAATATGTAAAAAAATGGGTAGGAATTATTGGTGATTCTACATTCTTACATACAGGGATTAATGGGCTTATTAATACGGTTTATAACCAAGGCATATCAACGGTTATTATTTTAGACAATCGAACAACTGGGATGACGGGACATCAAGATCATCCTGGGACAGGAAGAACATTAAAAGGTCATAAAACCCATAGTGTAGATTTTGAACAATTGGTAAAAAGTATTGGTATTCAAACTGTACGTAAAGTTAACCCATTTCATTTGAAAAAAGTAGAAAATATCATAAAAGAAGAAGTGGCTAGAGAAGAACCTTCCGTTATCATTGCAACAGCACCTTGTGAATTGTTGGATAAAAAGAAAGTTGTTATCACAGCTAATATAGATAAAGAACAGTGTATGTCTTGTGGCTTGTGTATGGAAATAGGTTGTCCATCTATACAAAGAAAGAATGGTGTTATAGAAATAAATGATGCATTATGTTGTGGATGTGAATTGTGTGTAGACGTCTGTCCATATGGCTTAATTTCAAAGGAAGGTGAGTAAAATGGAAACAGTTAATATATTAGTTGTGGGTGTTGGTGGGCAAGGAACCCTGCTAACCAGTAGGATTATAGGGAACCTAGCTTTAAATGAAGGGCTGGATGTCAAGTTATCGGAAGTTCATGGCATGGCTCAACGTGGCGGAAGTGTTGTGACTCATATTCGATATGGTAATCAGGTAAATGCCCCTATTGTTGAAGTGGGTCAAGCAGATATTATATTATCTTTTGAAAAGTTAGAAGCCTTAAGGTATGTTCATTATTTAAAAGAAGAGGGTGTTTTGATTGTAAATGATCAAGAAATTGATCCAATGTCTGTTATAGTAGGATTAGATGATTATCCTGAAGATATCATTACTAAGTTAAAGTCGAAAGTTAAAAATTTAATTGTAATGGATGCTTTACAAGAGGCTAAAAGAATTGGAAACATTAAAGTGGTTAACACGCTATTATTAGGTGCATTGTCATTTTACTTGGATTTTGAAATAGAAAAATGGAAGGTTGCAATTGAGCATACAGTACCTCAAAAAACCATTAAAACCAATATAGAGGCCTTTGAAAAAGGTTTAACATTAAGTAAAGATTTGGAGAGGTGTTAATGAATGATTTGGAATGAGCCAATGGAATGTATGGATAGAGATGAATTACGAGTGCTACAAGGAAAGAGACTTGTGAAAACCGTTGAAAGGGTTTATCATAACGTGTCATTTTATAGAAAAAAAATGCA
The genomic region above belongs to Natranaerovirga hydrolytica and contains:
- a CDS encoding phenylacetate--CoA ligase family protein, with protein sequence MIWAREEILTRSEIINIQNKGLKDTLNRIYNNVPYYKEKMKAKKITPKDIETIIDLKNLPFTEKDDLRKNYPFGLFTVKKDELIRIHASSGTTGKPTVVGYTRKDLETWSELIARLVTMAGATQKDVAQIAFGYGLFTGAFGLHYGLEKIGALVVPSSSGNTEKQIMLMKDFGTTILVSTPSYALHMAEVAKKIGVNPKEDLNLKMGLFGGEGSTEAMRNEIQNAWGILATENYGMSELIGPGVSGECTHLCGMHICEDHFIPEIIDPDTKEVLPEGEEGELVITTITKEALPLIRYRTKDITSLTYEPCACGRTTVRMAKIQGRTDDMLIVRGVNVFPSQIEDVLLKMKEIGPHYEIVLKKRGYLDFMEIKVELADESLLESYSALERLEKKIKHQLQVILGVDAIIKLVEPKTLQRFVGKAKRITDLRNEGGNQIG
- the iorA gene encoding indolepyruvate ferredoxin oxidoreductase subunit alpha encodes the protein MANKRLMLGNEAIARGAYEAGVSVVVAYPGTPSTEITENASTYEEMYAEWAPNEKVALEVGIGASVAGARTMVCMKHVGVNVAADPLFTASYTGVNGGLVLVVADDPGMHSSQNEQDTKFYARAAHIPLLEPSNSLEAKNYVKKAFELSEKYDTPVIVRLTTRISHSQGIVNLEDRIDYQLKPYEKDFEKNVMMPAMARKRHVVVEKRMDQIQKDSNALEENTIEYHDKAIGIITSGIPYQYVKDALPEASVLKLGMLHPLPQELIKEFCNTVEEVYVVEELEPIIEEQIKSWGITVKGKDLFTKQGEYSANLLKEVIGRKVLNLKKAEVLPNRPPVMCPGCPHRGVYHILDKLEIHATGDIGCYTLGALPPLQGIDTCVCMGASVSMVHGIEKARGKEYVKKWVGIIGDSTFLHTGINGLINTVYNQGISTVIILDNRTTGMTGHQDHPGTGRTLKGHKTHSVDFEQLVKSIGIQTVRKVNPFHLKKVENIIKEEVAREEPSVIIATAPCELLDKKKVVITANIDKEQCMSCGLCMEIGCPSIQRKNGVIEINDALCCGCELCVDVCPYGLISKEGE
- a CDS encoding indolepyruvate oxidoreductase subunit beta, which gives rise to METVNILVVGVGGQGTLLTSRIIGNLALNEGLDVKLSEVHGMAQRGGSVVTHIRYGNQVNAPIVEVGQADIILSFEKLEALRYVHYLKEEGVLIVNDQEIDPMSVIVGLDDYPEDIITKLKSKVKNLIVMDALQEAKRIGNIKVVNTLLLGALSFYLDFEIEKWKVAIEHTVPQKTIKTNIEAFEKGLTLSKDLERC